A stretch of the Pseudopipra pipra isolate bDixPip1 chromosome 11, bDixPip1.hap1, whole genome shotgun sequence genome encodes the following:
- the LOC135420536 gene encoding antigen-presenting glycoprotein CD1d-like isoform X4, with translation MQPPHLFLFLPLLLPGMWADPEAEPQVLQYLLTGLFADMASAEVSATGVLGDVPIFALDPANWSIHFHWPWVSQAAAEGDTEKLMSQSQMALRNMVRYVHDKVQQTEMDYPLVVQIRAGCELHPNTSSWGFLHVGEGGKDLVAFEVDEERWEMQQASQLAEQVITDLNSATSVKVLLEHLLSFICQSQIRTLNKYGRATLERQALQRPGRGPPGRAQLRLPRAPPQPGHPQPPRPLGESQHSSNHQHHHRSAAPGFHSLCRGILVVEAQVNSPSHCLL, from the exons ATGCAGCCCCCTcacctcttcctctttcttcccctcctcctccctgggatGTGGGCAGACCCAGAAG CAGAGCCACAGGTTCTCCAGTACCTCCTGACCGGCCTCTTTGCTGACATGGCCTCTGCCGAGGTGTCAGCGACGGGAGTCCTGGGGGATGTGCCCATCTTTGCACTGGATCCTGCCAACTGGAGCATCCACTTCCACTGGCCCTGGGTCAGCCAGGCTGCAGCCGAGGGTGACACCGAGAAGCTGATGTCCCAAAGTCAAATGGCTCTGCGCAATATGGTCCGATATGTGCACGACAAAGTCCAGCAGACAGAAATGGACT ACCCTCTGGTGGTCCAAATCCGTGCGGGCTGTGAGCTGCACCCCAACACATCAAGCTGGGGCTTCCTGCATGTCGGGGAGGGTGGCAAAGACCTTGTAGCTTTTGAGGTGGATGAAGAGCGCTGGGAGATGCAGCAGGCGTcccagctggcagagcaggtcatcACGGACCTAAACAGTGCAACGTCCGTCAAAGTcctcctggagcacctcctgtcCTTCATCTGCCAGAGCCAAATCCGCACCCTGAACAAGTACGGGAGGGCCACTCTGGAGAGACAAG CTCTCCAGCGTCCTGGCCGTGGCCCCCCAGGACGGGCACAGCTACGCCTGCCGCGTGCGCCACCGCAGCCTGGGCACCCGCAGCCTCCTCGTCCCCTGGG aGAATCTCAGCACAGCTCCAACCATCAGCATCACCATCgcagtgctgctcctgggtTCCACAGCCTCTGCCGGGGGATTTTGGTGGTGGAAGCGCAGGTGAACTCTCCTTCCCATTGCCTGCTCTAA
- the LOC135420536 gene encoding T-cell surface glycoprotein CD1b-3-like isoform X3 produces the protein MQPPHLFLFLPLLLPGMWADPEAEPQVLQYLLTGLFADMASAEVSATGVLGDVPIFALDPANWSIHFHWPWVSQAAAEGDTEKLMSQSQMALRNMVRYVHDKVQQTEMDYPLVVQIRAGCELHPNTSSWGFLHVGEGGKDLVAFEVDEERWEMQQASQLAEQVITDLNSATSVKVLLEHLLSFICQSQIRTLNKYGRATLERQELPVATVFARTPSPHQLLLVCHVTAFYPRPISVAWLRDGHEVPPGPQLNTSPVLPNADLTYQLSSVLAVAPQDGHSYACRVRHRSLGTRSLLVPWENLSTAPTISITIAVLLLGSTASAGGFWWWKRR, from the exons ATGCAGCCCCCTcacctcttcctctttcttcccctcctcctccctgggatGTGGGCAGACCCAGAAG CAGAGCCACAGGTTCTCCAGTACCTCCTGACCGGCCTCTTTGCTGACATGGCCTCTGCCGAGGTGTCAGCGACGGGAGTCCTGGGGGATGTGCCCATCTTTGCACTGGATCCTGCCAACTGGAGCATCCACTTCCACTGGCCCTGGGTCAGCCAGGCTGCAGCCGAGGGTGACACCGAGAAGCTGATGTCCCAAAGTCAAATGGCTCTGCGCAATATGGTCCGATATGTGCACGACAAAGTCCAGCAGACAGAAATGGACT ACCCTCTGGTGGTCCAAATCCGTGCGGGCTGTGAGCTGCACCCCAACACATCAAGCTGGGGCTTCCTGCATGTCGGGGAGGGTGGCAAAGACCTTGTAGCTTTTGAGGTGGATGAAGAGCGCTGGGAGATGCAGCAGGCGTcccagctggcagagcaggtcatcACGGACCTAAACAGTGCAACGTCCGTCAAAGTcctcctggagcacctcctgtcCTTCATCTGCCAGAGCCAAATCCGCACCCTGAACAAGTACGGGAGGGCCACTCTGGAGAGACAAG agctgcccgTGGCCACGGTCTTTGCCCGCACGCCCAGCCcacaccagctgctgctggtttgcCATGTCACCGCCTTCTACCCCCGGCCCATCAGCGTGGCCTGGCTGAGGGATGGCCACGAGGTGCCTCCGGGCCCGCAGCTCAACACCAGCCCCGTCCTGCCCAACGCTGACCTCACCTACCAGCTCTCCAGCGTCCTGGCCGTGGCCCCCCAGGACGGGCACAGCTACGCCTGCCGCGTGCGCCACCGCAGCCTGGGCACCCGCAGCCTCCTCGTCCCCTGGG aGAATCTCAGCACAGCTCCAACCATCAGCATCACCATCgcagtgctgctcctgggtTCCACAGCCTCTGCCGGGGGATTTTGGTGGTGGAAGCGCAGGTGA
- the LOC135420537 gene encoding T-cell surface glycoprotein CD1b-3-like, with translation MAGCKLYPNRTSRVFLYVGFNGQDFLSLDTDSSTWTLSQDTDLARYIRDVLQNETTLAEAAKGIFKDSCVNALEMFLSYGRAALERQGETTLTLPQPPQSPGAKPCPTRASPTPLLPPPELPVATVFARTPSPHQLLLVCHVTAFYPRPISVAWLRDGHEVPPGPQLNTSPVLPNADLTYQLSSVLAVAPQDGHSYACRVRHRSLGTRSLLVPWGRCHPGARQGAPQPPTRCHGAKPGKVMAAPPSIAQATHSCCSSQGSWPGCWEPWLLLP, from the coding sequence ATGGCAGGCTGCAAGCTCTACCCCAACAGGACCTCTCGGGTCTTCCTCTATGTGGGCTTCAATGGGCAGGACTTCCTCAGCTTGGACACAGACAGTTCCACCTGGACCCTCTCCCAGGACACCGACCTGGCACGGTACATCAGGGATGTCCTCCAGAACGAAACCACCCTCGCTGAGGCAGCGAAGGGCATCTTCAAGGATAGCTGTGTCAATGCCCTGGAGATGTTCCTGAGCTACGgcagggcagctctggagagACAAGGTGAGACCACCCTGACCCTGCCACAGCCACCCCAAAGCCCTGGGGCCAAGCCGTGCCCAACCagggcttcccccacccctttgCTCccacccccagagctgcccgTGGCCACGGTCTTTGCCCGCACGCCCAGCCcacaccagctgctgctggtttgcCATGTCACCGCCTTCTACCCCCGGCCCATCAGCGTGGCCTGGCTGAGGGATGGCCACGAGGTGCCTCCGGGCCCGCAGCTCAACACCAGCCCCGTCCTGCCCAACGCTGACCTCACCTACCAGCTCTCCAGCGTCCTGGCCGTGGCCCCCCAGGACGGGCACAGCTACGCCTGCCGCGTGCGCCACCGCAGCCTGGGCACCCGCAGCCTCCTCGTCCCCTGGGGTAGGTGCCACCCGGGGGCACGGCAAGGGGCGCCCCAGCCGCCCACCCGCTGCCATGGAGCAAAGCCCGGCAAGGTCATGGCAGCCCCTCCTTCTATTGCCCAGGCAACTCACAGCTGCTGCTCATCACAGGGCTCGTGGCCGGGCTGCTGGGAGCCGTGGCTCTTGCTGCCCTGA
- the LOC135420536 gene encoding T-cell surface glycoprotein CD1b-3-like isoform X2: MQPPHLFLFLPLLLPGMWADPEEPQVLQYLLTGLFADMASAEVSATGVLGDVPIFALDPANWSIHFHWPWVSQAAAEGDTEKLMSQSQMALRNMVRYVHDKVQQTEMDYPLVVQIRAGCELHPNTSSWGFLHVGEGGKDLVAFEVDEERWEMQQASQLAEQVITDLNSATSVKVLLEHLLSFICQSQIRTLNKYGRATLERQELPVATVFARTPSPHQLLLVCHVTAFYPRPISVAWLRDGHEVPPGPQLNTSPVLPNADLTYQLSSVLAVAPQDGHSYACRVRHRSLGTRSLLVPWENLSTAPTISITIAVLLLGSTASAGGFWWWKRRRGNEATWETREFIS, encoded by the exons ATGCAGCCCCCTcacctcttcctctttcttcccctcctcctccctgggatGTGGGCAGACCCAGAAG AGCCACAGGTTCTCCAGTACCTCCTGACCGGCCTCTTTGCTGACATGGCCTCTGCCGAGGTGTCAGCGACGGGAGTCCTGGGGGATGTGCCCATCTTTGCACTGGATCCTGCCAACTGGAGCATCCACTTCCACTGGCCCTGGGTCAGCCAGGCTGCAGCCGAGGGTGACACCGAGAAGCTGATGTCCCAAAGTCAAATGGCTCTGCGCAATATGGTCCGATATGTGCACGACAAAGTCCAGCAGACAGAAATGGACT ACCCTCTGGTGGTCCAAATCCGTGCGGGCTGTGAGCTGCACCCCAACACATCAAGCTGGGGCTTCCTGCATGTCGGGGAGGGTGGCAAAGACCTTGTAGCTTTTGAGGTGGATGAAGAGCGCTGGGAGATGCAGCAGGCGTcccagctggcagagcaggtcatcACGGACCTAAACAGTGCAACGTCCGTCAAAGTcctcctggagcacctcctgtcCTTCATCTGCCAGAGCCAAATCCGCACCCTGAACAAGTACGGGAGGGCCACTCTGGAGAGACAAG agctgcccgTGGCCACGGTCTTTGCCCGCACGCCCAGCCcacaccagctgctgctggtttgcCATGTCACCGCCTTCTACCCCCGGCCCATCAGCGTGGCCTGGCTGAGGGATGGCCACGAGGTGCCTCCGGGCCCGCAGCTCAACACCAGCCCCGTCCTGCCCAACGCTGACCTCACCTACCAGCTCTCCAGCGTCCTGGCCGTGGCCCCCCAGGACGGGCACAGCTACGCCTGCCGCGTGCGCCACCGCAGCCTGGGCACCCGCAGCCTCCTCGTCCCCTGGG aGAATCTCAGCACAGCTCCAACCATCAGCATCACCATCgcagtgctgctcctgggtTCCACAGCCTCTGCCGGGGGATTTTGGTGGTGGAAGCGCAG GAGAGGTAATGAGGCTACATGGGAGACCCGGGAATTCATCAGCTGA
- the LOC135420536 gene encoding T-cell surface glycoprotein CD1b-3-like isoform X1, with the protein MQPPHLFLFLPLLLPGMWADPEAEPQVLQYLLTGLFADMASAEVSATGVLGDVPIFALDPANWSIHFHWPWVSQAAAEGDTEKLMSQSQMALRNMVRYVHDKVQQTEMDYPLVVQIRAGCELHPNTSSWGFLHVGEGGKDLVAFEVDEERWEMQQASQLAEQVITDLNSATSVKVLLEHLLSFICQSQIRTLNKYGRATLERQELPVATVFARTPSPHQLLLVCHVTAFYPRPISVAWLRDGHEVPPGPQLNTSPVLPNADLTYQLSSVLAVAPQDGHSYACRVRHRSLGTRSLLVPWENLSTAPTISITIAVLLLGSTASAGGFWWWKRRRGNEATWETREFIS; encoded by the exons ATGCAGCCCCCTcacctcttcctctttcttcccctcctcctccctgggatGTGGGCAGACCCAGAAG CAGAGCCACAGGTTCTCCAGTACCTCCTGACCGGCCTCTTTGCTGACATGGCCTCTGCCGAGGTGTCAGCGACGGGAGTCCTGGGGGATGTGCCCATCTTTGCACTGGATCCTGCCAACTGGAGCATCCACTTCCACTGGCCCTGGGTCAGCCAGGCTGCAGCCGAGGGTGACACCGAGAAGCTGATGTCCCAAAGTCAAATGGCTCTGCGCAATATGGTCCGATATGTGCACGACAAAGTCCAGCAGACAGAAATGGACT ACCCTCTGGTGGTCCAAATCCGTGCGGGCTGTGAGCTGCACCCCAACACATCAAGCTGGGGCTTCCTGCATGTCGGGGAGGGTGGCAAAGACCTTGTAGCTTTTGAGGTGGATGAAGAGCGCTGGGAGATGCAGCAGGCGTcccagctggcagagcaggtcatcACGGACCTAAACAGTGCAACGTCCGTCAAAGTcctcctggagcacctcctgtcCTTCATCTGCCAGAGCCAAATCCGCACCCTGAACAAGTACGGGAGGGCCACTCTGGAGAGACAAG agctgcccgTGGCCACGGTCTTTGCCCGCACGCCCAGCCcacaccagctgctgctggtttgcCATGTCACCGCCTTCTACCCCCGGCCCATCAGCGTGGCCTGGCTGAGGGATGGCCACGAGGTGCCTCCGGGCCCGCAGCTCAACACCAGCCCCGTCCTGCCCAACGCTGACCTCACCTACCAGCTCTCCAGCGTCCTGGCCGTGGCCCCCCAGGACGGGCACAGCTACGCCTGCCGCGTGCGCCACCGCAGCCTGGGCACCCGCAGCCTCCTCGTCCCCTGGG aGAATCTCAGCACAGCTCCAACCATCAGCATCACCATCgcagtgctgctcctgggtTCCACAGCCTCTGCCGGGGGATTTTGGTGGTGGAAGCGCAG GAGAGGTAATGAGGCTACATGGGAGACCCGGGAATTCATCAGCTGA